A DNA window from Mobula birostris isolate sMobBir1 chromosome 3, sMobBir1.hap1, whole genome shotgun sequence contains the following coding sequences:
- the LOC140195703 gene encoding neurophysin 1-like, which translates to MLDSFLLTLQPTSIHQEDILQTTCLIVALLCLISFSSACYINNCPIGGKRSIMDSALSQCMLCGPAYKGQCFGSNICCGQEIGCYFGTSETLGCQKEVYLPSPCEPSGRVCGRNGGKCATSGICCTSGERLTLYHALFERM; encoded by the exons ATACACCAGGAGGACATCTTGCAGACTACTTGCCTCATCGTTGCACTCCTCTGTCTCATCTCCTTCTCTTCAGCTTGCTACATCAACAACTGTCCCATCGGAGGCAAAAGATCCATCATGGA CTCTGCTCTTTCCCAATGTATGCTATGTGGTCCTGCATATAAGGGCCAATGCTTTGGAAGCAACATTTGCTGTGGACAGGAGATTGGTTGTTACTTCGGAACTTCTGAGACATTGGGGTGCCAGAAGGAAGTCTACCTGCCCTCACCTTGTGAACCCTCAGGCAGGGTCTGTGGCAGGAATGGCGGAAAATGTGCCACATCAGGAATCTGCTGCACTTCTGGTGAGAGGCTCACCCTTTATCACGCACTGTTTGAAAGAATGTGA